ATAAATCCTACTTTTCGCAAATCATATGCTCTTATACTCCCTTCTATACGTTTTTCAAGACTTTCTATCCCTAATTTAATGCGCTCATCATTCTTCAACTGATTATCTAGGTGAATTAAGTGTTTATTAGCAACTTTTAAGGCCCATTGTGCTAGACTTTTTTGTGACAATTCTTCAAGGGCTTTTTCAATCCTATTCCTTATTTCTGTGTTATCCACGATTTTTATTTTTGGCTTACTATATGTAAATTCTCTTTGCATTTCTTTTAATTTTTGCTCATGTTTATTCCAGGCATAATCATCTATATTCATA
The window above is part of the Bacillus sp. SM2101 genome. Proteins encoded here:
- a CDS encoding putative immunity protein, whose amino-acid sequence is MNIDDYAWNKHEQKLKEMQREFTYSKPKIKIVDNTEIRNRIEKALEELSQKSLAQWALKVANKHLIHLDNQLKNDERIKLGIESLEKRIEGSIRAYDLRKVGFIVNELAKESITEASKFAARSFAQAIATGHMRGHALVCSDYAVKLINSLSDNSLDTATKERQRQLKILNELILDDE